A single Scleropages formosus chromosome 4, fSclFor1.1, whole genome shotgun sequence DNA region contains:
- the rnaset2 gene encoding ribonuclease T2: MRLCFVVVALLCLSSGLLTSPYKLLSHQWSKLILTYHWPETFCIKEGCTTKFNYWTLHGLWPDKGDMCNSSWHFNASQIKDLIPEMEKYWPNLLSKGPSMSTVLWKHEWLKHGTCAATLEALNSEHKYFSKALELYQKLNLDGTLRKANIVPAQTHYSLEQIEMAIVNYYSVKPKIQCIHEQGEEAQILGQIEICFSKDFQLINCEKNEDDYWSSLNDILTLDTNTTGYYMCDENTPVLYPPLETV; the protein is encoded by the exons ATGAGGCTTTGCTTTGTCGTCGTCGCCTTGCTCTGCCTGAGCAGCGGCCTCCTGACTTCACCTTACAAACTCCTGTC gCACCAATGGAGCAAGCTAATTCTGACTTATCACTGGCCTGAGACTTTCTGCATT aaGGAAGGTTGTACCACAAAGTTCAACTACTGGACCTTGCATGGACTTTG GCCAGATAAAGGAGACATGTGCAATTCATCTTGGCATTTCAATGCAAGTCAGATAAAG gATTTAATACCTGAGATGGAGAAATATTGGCCTAACCTTCTCAGTAAAGGTCCCTCCATGTCAACTGTGTTGTG GAAACACGAGTGGCTGAAACATGGGACGTGCGCCGCCACGTTGGAAGCCCTCAACAGTGAACACAAGTACTTCAGCAAAGCCCTGGAGTTATACCAGAAACTGAACCTTGATGG aacTCTGAGAAAAGCCAACATTGttccagcacaaacacactacAGT CTGGAACAGATCGAGATGGCAATTGTTAACTATTATTCAGTGAAACCAAAGATTCAATGTATTCATGAGCAA GGAGAAGAGGCCCAGATACTTGGACAGATTGAGATCTGCTTCAGCAAAGACTTCCAGCTCATAAACTGTGAGAAGAATGAAGATGACTACTGGTCTAGCCTTAATGATATCCTAACCCTTGACACCAACACAACAGGGTACTACATGTGTGATGAGAACACTCCGGTTCTCTACCCTCCTTTAGAAACTGTGTAA